From Rubrivirga sp. SAORIC476, a single genomic window includes:
- a CDS encoding aminotransferase class IV has product MLQQFDPRNADLMVHIGGRLVHRDEAGVSPFDSLVQGGDGVWEGLRLYDGKIFRLTEHLDRMVDSAKAIAIAGVPPREEIVAALRETLEANGMRDGVHIRLTLSRGTKITSGMDPRLNQSGPTLIVLAEWKAPVYGRDGLTLQTSSVRRFPPDCLDPKIHSNNLLQSILAKIEANAAGADAALLLDRDGFLAECNGTHVFLVRNGEVLTSHTDACPEGITRQTVLDLCAANGIPARTARLSLPEAYRADEMFCTGTMGELAAVTRLDGRTIGDGEVGEMTRRLTDLFTAEVQRTGERVVE; this is encoded by the coding sequence ATGCTCCAGCAGTTTGACCCTCGCAACGCCGACCTGATGGTCCACATCGGCGGGCGCCTCGTGCACCGCGACGAGGCGGGCGTGTCGCCGTTCGACTCGCTCGTCCAGGGCGGCGACGGCGTCTGGGAAGGCCTCCGCCTGTACGACGGCAAGATCTTCCGCCTGACCGAACACCTCGACCGGATGGTCGACTCGGCGAAGGCTATCGCCATCGCAGGCGTGCCGCCGCGGGAGGAGATCGTGGCGGCCCTTCGCGAGACGCTGGAGGCGAATGGGATGCGCGACGGCGTCCACATCCGGCTGACGCTGTCGCGCGGCACCAAAATCACGTCCGGCATGGACCCACGGCTCAACCAGTCGGGCCCGACGCTCATCGTGCTCGCCGAGTGGAAAGCACCCGTCTATGGCCGGGACGGACTGACGCTCCAGACCTCGTCGGTTCGCCGCTTTCCGCCCGACTGCCTCGACCCGAAGATCCACTCCAACAACCTGCTCCAGTCGATCCTCGCCAAGATCGAGGCGAACGCCGCCGGGGCCGACGCCGCTCTGCTCCTCGACCGCGACGGCTTCCTCGCCGAGTGCAACGGCACACACGTCTTCCTGGTCCGCAACGGGGAGGTGCTCACCAGCCACACCGACGCCTGCCCCGAGGGGATCACGCGGCAGACGGTCCTCGACCTGTGCGCGGCGAACGGCATCCCCGCGCGGACCGCTCGCCTCTCGCTCCCCGAGGCCTACCGCGCCGACGAGATGTTCTGCACCGGCACGATGGGCGAGCTGGCTGCCGTCACCCGCCTCGACGGGCGCACGATCGGCGACGGCGAGGTGGGGGAGATGACGCGCCGCCTGACGGACCTGTTCACGGCCGAGGTCCAGCGCACGGGCGAGCGGGTGGTGGAGTAG
- a CDS encoding sulfotransferase family protein has translation MSEPVRVAMWSGPRNLSTALMRSWGSRADTTVVDEPLYAAYLASTGLQHPGRDAVLASQPTDWRTVAETLSGPAPGGAAVWYQKQMAHHLLPHVGREWLDHPSFRHAFLIRDPAAVLVSLDRVTPDPTLADTGFPQQVELFDRMADRDGTAPPVLDTADLLADPAGVLRTLCTRLGLAFDPAMLTWAPGPRATDGAWAPHWYASVEASTGFGAPRDDAPEVPDRLRPVLDACLPLFDHLSSFRLPDAPAV, from the coding sequence ATGTCTGAGCCCGTCCGCGTCGCCATGTGGAGCGGGCCGCGCAACCTCTCGACGGCCCTGATGCGGTCGTGGGGCAGCCGCGCCGACACCACCGTCGTCGACGAGCCGCTGTACGCGGCCTACCTCGCCTCGACCGGCCTCCAGCACCCCGGCCGGGACGCCGTCCTCGCCTCGCAGCCGACCGACTGGCGGACGGTCGCCGAGACGCTGTCGGGTCCGGCACCGGGGGGAGCGGCCGTGTGGTACCAGAAGCAGATGGCCCACCACCTGCTGCCGCACGTCGGGCGGGAGTGGCTCGACCATCCCTCGTTCCGCCACGCGTTTCTGATCCGCGACCCGGCGGCCGTCCTCGTCTCACTCGATCGCGTCACCCCGGACCCGACGCTCGCGGACACGGGCTTCCCGCAGCAGGTCGAACTCTTCGACCGCATGGCCGACCGGGATGGAACCGCCCCTCCCGTTCTGGATACGGCCGACCTGCTGGCGGATCCCGCAGGCGTTCTGCGGACGCTCTGCACCCGCCTCGGACTCGCCTTCGACCCGGCCATGCTGACGTGGGCGCCCGGTCCGCGCGCCACCGACGGCGCGTGGGCACCGCACTGGTACGCCTCCGTCGAGGCGTCGACGGGCTTCGGCGCCCCGCGTGACGACGCCCCCGAGGTGCCCGACCGGCTGCGGCCGGTGCTCGACGCATGCCTTCCCCTCTTCGACCACCTCTCCTCCTTCCGACTCCCCGATGCTCCAGCAGTTTGA
- a CDS encoding caspase family protein has product MRSLTHRLRPAGLLLALLLAAPSVAAQEVMRGLDIEAGARVALVIGNADYQHATALQNATNDARDIADALNAVGFSVSGYTDLTDEEMGQAVRSFAQDAAGADVALFYYAGHGVQVNGENYLLPVDADIATESQMRYNSLPLGEVMGILEDANPRFKMIFLDACRDNPFQTWRSSAGGWATPQGPTGSLISFATSPGDRASDNVSGRNGLFTQAFLENVYTPGLEVTAMMRRIYSRVMEMSDRTQEPWINSSYGDEFYFVPAEGDGLVVDPAPQSGVSAVVLNARVDTALRRIEAGDSAGVVTVLRTAAEAGHAEAQSVLGWLLLRGDGVPADPASGLSWLRAAADLGHAGAQTNLGYAYETGLGVAADPAEAARLYRLAAAQGRPMAQHNLATLLQYGTGVPADVSEAARLYGLAAAQGLPAAQSALGALYETGTGVSADLERAADLYQQAALQGDALAMTRLGVLLHEGRGVAADAVRARDWLQRAAGLGETHAQAILASWAEQVPAEE; this is encoded by the coding sequence ATGCGCTCCCTGACTCACCGACTCCGCCCGGCGGGCCTCCTGCTCGCGCTCCTGCTCGCCGCTCCCTCCGTCGCTGCACAGGAGGTCATGCGCGGTCTCGACATCGAGGCGGGCGCCCGTGTGGCCCTCGTCATCGGCAACGCCGACTACCAGCACGCCACGGCGCTCCAGAACGCGACCAACGACGCGCGGGACATCGCCGACGCCTTGAACGCGGTCGGCTTCTCGGTCTCCGGCTACACCGACCTCACCGACGAGGAGATGGGCCAGGCCGTGCGGTCCTTCGCCCAGGACGCTGCCGGAGCGGATGTGGCGCTGTTCTACTACGCCGGCCACGGCGTCCAGGTGAACGGCGAGAACTACCTGCTGCCCGTCGACGCGGACATCGCCACCGAGTCGCAGATGCGCTACAACTCGCTCCCCCTCGGGGAGGTGATGGGGATCCTGGAGGACGCCAACCCGCGGTTCAAGATGATCTTCCTGGACGCCTGCCGCGACAACCCCTTCCAGACGTGGCGGTCCTCGGCGGGCGGCTGGGCGACGCCCCAGGGGCCGACGGGGTCGCTGATCTCGTTCGCGACCTCGCCGGGGGACCGCGCCAGCGACAACGTCTCCGGCCGGAACGGGCTGTTCACACAAGCCTTCCTGGAGAACGTCTACACGCCGGGTCTGGAGGTGACGGCCATGATGCGCCGCATCTACAGCCGCGTGATGGAGATGAGCGACCGCACGCAGGAGCCGTGGATCAACAGCTCGTACGGGGATGAGTTCTACTTCGTCCCGGCGGAGGGCGACGGGCTGGTCGTGGATCCGGCCCCGCAGTCCGGCGTCTCGGCCGTCGTGCTCAATGCGCGGGTCGACACCGCCCTCCGGCGCATCGAGGCGGGCGACAGCGCGGGTGTGGTGACGGTGCTCCGCACCGCTGCCGAGGCGGGCCACGCGGAGGCCCAGTCGGTCCTCGGCTGGCTCCTGCTCCGCGGCGACGGCGTCCCCGCCGATCCCGCCTCGGGCCTGTCGTGGCTGCGCGCGGCGGCCGACCTGGGCCACGCGGGCGCTCAGACCAACCTGGGCTACGCCTACGAGACCGGGCTCGGCGTCGCGGCGGACCCGGCCGAAGCGGCGCGGCTCTACCGCCTCGCAGCGGCACAGGGGCGGCCGATGGCTCAGCACAACCTCGCGACGCTCCTCCAGTACGGCACCGGCGTCCCGGCCGACGTGTCCGAGGCGGCCCGCCTGTACGGCCTCGCGGCGGCGCAGGGCCTCCCAGCTGCCCAGAGCGCCCTCGGCGCGCTCTACGAGACGGGCACTGGCGTCTCGGCAGACCTCGAGCGAGCGGCAGATCTCTACCAGCAGGCGGCCCTCCAGGGCGACGCGCTCGCCATGACGCGCCTCGGGGTGCTGCTCCACGAGGGCCGCGGCGTCGCGGCCGACGCGGTCCGCGCCCGCGACTGGCTCCAGCGCGCGGCAGGTCTCGGCGAGACGCACGCGCAGGCCATCCTCGCCTCCTGGGCCGAGCAGGTGCCCGCCGAGGAGTGA
- a CDS encoding SUMF1/EgtB/PvdO family nonheme iron enzyme, with translation MDRLRLALRLLAVASLPLVAVSGAAQDAPGQTWTVSEAFPPGAVLYTADDVGDVEVATTLFRVGDDGATAEALPGNSCEAQCMVFAVRVLAEEGRLTPTTVDRQPGSWLVVFTRAGTRVELDGRLVAQSKVRLRVPPGDYALTFRFENGEVKTQSHSVPVATEVFTSELPSRNAPPSVAPALVAAATISPDLVAGLLGRVSSRPDAPTTGWRMPEPEPVVVAPPVRLPPPRPAPPPPEPEPEPAPPEPEPEVAERSIDPEAPTCEVDTAALSEEALGRIRRAEYEPARACLVRLRAEGQNPAAAQALLTSLDLAIAEEASAGEASRAYLPVLRLQAASAAERGDTESLVDAAGEILEILPADPSAVALLRDLSHAASGGVEDVTLAFAFIPGTSATRTTSRLVSDDVSALGFLLSTTEVTNAQFADFLNQMDEVPRTFLIRRPAYLEETRRDGWQPKEGVADQPVVDATWLGASAYASWVGGRLPTAGEWTWAYRVGASAEASAPNLRPASGRAGLVASTDGQPDGLGLLHMVGNVWEWLASRHAQPSSVQAAGGSYTTSPSTLVSQLTQVADPNDPRGHIGIRVLRPLVPTSN, from the coding sequence ATGGACAGACTTCGCCTCGCCCTCCGCCTCCTCGCGGTGGCGTCTCTACCTCTCGTGGCCGTCAGCGGTGCGGCGCAGGACGCCCCCGGCCAGACCTGGACAGTGTCGGAGGCTTTCCCGCCCGGCGCTGTGCTCTACACCGCCGACGACGTGGGCGATGTCGAGGTCGCCACGACGCTCTTTCGCGTCGGGGACGACGGGGCGACGGCGGAGGCGCTGCCCGGAAACTCCTGCGAGGCGCAGTGCATGGTGTTCGCCGTCCGCGTGCTCGCCGAGGAAGGGCGGCTGACGCCGACGACGGTCGACCGGCAGCCGGGGAGCTGGCTCGTGGTCTTCACCCGTGCAGGCACGCGCGTGGAACTCGACGGGAGGCTCGTCGCCCAGTCGAAGGTGCGCCTTCGGGTCCCGCCCGGCGACTACGCGTTGACGTTCCGCTTCGAGAACGGGGAGGTGAAGACGCAGTCCCACTCGGTCCCGGTCGCGACCGAGGTGTTCACCAGCGAGTTGCCCTCGCGGAACGCGCCGCCGTCCGTGGCCCCGGCGCTCGTGGCCGCGGCGACCATCTCCCCCGACCTCGTCGCCGGACTGCTCGGCCGCGTGTCGTCCCGCCCCGACGCCCCCACGACGGGCTGGAGGATGCCCGAGCCCGAGCCGGTGGTCGTGGCCCCGCCCGTCCGCCTGCCGCCTCCGCGCCCGGCCCCGCCGCCGCCGGAGCCCGAGCCGGAGCCTGCGCCCCCGGAGCCCGAGCCCGAGGTGGCCGAGCGATCGATCGACCCGGAAGCCCCGACCTGCGAGGTCGACACGGCGGCGCTCTCGGAGGAGGCGCTCGGCCGGATCCGACGCGCCGAGTACGAGCCCGCCCGCGCCTGCCTCGTCCGCCTGCGCGCCGAAGGCCAGAACCCGGCCGCGGCCCAGGCCCTGCTGACCTCGCTCGACCTCGCCATCGCCGAGGAGGCGAGTGCGGGCGAGGCCTCGCGCGCCTACCTGCCCGTGCTCCGCCTCCAGGCCGCCTCGGCGGCCGAGCGGGGCGACACCGAGTCGCTCGTGGACGCCGCGGGCGAGATCCTGGAGATCCTGCCCGCCGACCCGTCCGCGGTCGCCCTGCTCCGCGACCTCTCTCACGCGGCCTCGGGGGGCGTGGAGGACGTGACGCTGGCGTTCGCGTTCATCCCCGGCACCTCGGCGACGCGGACGACCTCCCGGCTCGTGTCCGACGACGTCTCGGCTCTGGGCTTCCTGCTTTCGACCACCGAGGTCACCAACGCGCAGTTCGCGGACTTCCTGAACCAGATGGACGAGGTGCCGCGGACGTTCCTGATCCGCCGCCCGGCGTACCTGGAAGAGACCCGCCGCGACGGCTGGCAGCCCAAGGAGGGCGTCGCCGATCAGCCCGTCGTGGACGCTACCTGGCTGGGCGCGAGCGCCTACGCCTCCTGGGTGGGCGGTCGCCTCCCGACGGCCGGGGAGTGGACCTGGGCCTACCGCGTCGGCGCGTCGGCCGAGGCGAGCGCGCCCAACCTGCGCCCGGCGTCCGGGCGTGCGGGCCTCGTCGCGTCGACCGACGGCCAACCCGACGGCCTCGGCCTGCTCCACATGGTCGGCAACGTGTGGGAGTGGCTCGCGTCGCGTCACGCCCAGCCGAGCAGCGTCCAGGCCGCGGGCGGATCCTACACGACCTCGCCCAGCACGCTGGTCTCCCAACTCACGCAGGTCGCCGACCCGAACGACCCGAGAGGCCACATCGGCATCCGCGTCCTCCGCCCGCTCGTCCCGACTTCGAACTGA